tctcttccttcagtTCTGCATGAGTGTCTGTTCAGGCTGCCTGATTCTGGCTGTAGTTGGACACTATGTTCCAGGCATAATGATCTCCTACATCATTTGTGAGTATAAGCAGCTCTCCCTTGTGACTTAAGCTGAAACATGACCTAACTGTGCTGTTGATTCTCTGGTAGAAACGTCCGTGTGGTTTTCTCGCGGGCATCTGCGCTAGATGACAAATCGATACAAGCAGGGAGCTCTGGGAAGTCTCGCTGTAGGTGTGTGCATGCAGTACAATTGCAAAGGCAGGAGAGGGAGCCACCATTAAAACattgctttcctcttcttctacccacggggctgtgctggtgaggtcctggagaagcagaaagcCGCAGTTTCTCATTCCCTAGAGTGGGCAGATCCATATCGAgagtttttaaagaaactgcatGCTTAGCAAATAAGGCTTTTTTAACTGCATTGTGATTCCCTGCTAACTCTGAAGATGGTTCAGGTGCTCTGCTGCTAGCGCATCTATATAcgagctctgtgctgctcccctTCTAAAGGTTTCAGTGATTTTCGGTTGTAAATGCCCCATTTCAGGGCCTTTGTTGCACGTTTGGGCTGAGCCACAGTGGCTGAAGTGGAGGGCTTGTGCTTCACCTCAACAAAAATCTGTATCGCAACATGAAGGAGGACAGGGATTGGTTAAGGAAACCTGTCTGATTAAGCTGCTTTGGAATGAGTAAGAATAGCCAAGGGTGAGGGTTTTAGGCAGTCAGATGGAAAGCAGATCCCATTCAGCTGCGCTTCCCGCGATGCAGAGTTGCTGGCGCCCCGTGAATTTGCTGCGTTGTGCTTGGTCTGTTTCACACTCCCTGCGTCCTGTGTTTGCAGTGCTCAGCATTCTTCTCTGGCCGTTGGTGGTCTATCACGAGCTGATCCAGAGGATGTACACGCGATTGGAGCCTGTCCTGATGAAACTGGACTACAGCATGAAGGCAGAGACGCTGCACCACAAGCATGAGAAGAAGAGTAAGGACTCACCTTCCCTCTGACTCCTCCTGGCACTGTGCTCCCAGGGTGGAGCCCTAGCAAAGGGACAAGGGGAGAGCGTGTCCGGCCAACAGTTTGTGTTGAAAGGCTACAATAGAGCAGGGGAAAACAGGCTGAAACTTGAGGGTCTGGGGGAGAGTAACTGGGCGGGTAAGTGCCTGTTGTCCTGGGAACAGCAAACTAGAGCAGcaaattttaattgtttctaGGAACTCTTAGGTTCTGGGAAACCCGCATGGTTTTACAGAGAAGTAGTGGGTGAGTGATGTATAAAAAATTCTTTCAGTCTCATGGaaagcctttcttcttttcctcagagcGCCAAGGGAAGAGTGAGCCTGCAGCAGGTGATGAGCCAACGGCAGAGACGGAGAGCGAGAGTGAGGCAGAGCTGTCGGGCTTCTCCCCAGTGGTAAGAGCACAGCAGAGCTATGCAGGAACCAGCCCCCCCTCTCTGGGCTGGTGCAGGTTGAGGACCAAGGTGTGGTCCGACTGCAGCCACAATATTAAACAGCAGAGCAACAAGTCACTTGAAGAATCCCGAGGGAGAAGGCTGCTGGCCTGATGAAGGGCACTGTCTCCAATCCGGGTGTTGAGAATTTAGTGTCCCGGGGCTGGTGAGGCAGGTTGGGGGGAGCAATGCTCCAGGCACCTGCAGACCTGCAGAATTGCCTTGATGCTTATGCTTCACGCTCGGAGAAGACAGAAGTCTCCTGAACAAATCAGCTGCCCTGTGCCATGTGCAGGAGGCTTCCCTTCTGCTCACCACTAGAAAAAGAAGAtgagcagtgctggagcagtCTTACGCAGTCCCCTGCTCTCAACTCAGACTGGGTGGGACCCTTCTATGCATGCACCACAGAAATGGGCCCAGTGTCTGCCTTTGCAGGAGTTCTGggcatggagctggggctgcgAGGTGGGAAGCTTTAGCTTCCAAAGGAATGCAGATACTTGAACCACTGCTACATGTAGAAGACTTCTTTGGGCCTAGTGTGAAAGTAAGAGGGAAGGGGTATTTTGCTCTTTGGCGTTGTCATGAGAAGGATTGAAGCTTTCTGATACTCCTGCAGGATGATCCCATCTTGTTCTGGCTCTTTCAGGCTCTTCACTGAGAGCAGGCAAAGCTTCAGGCAATGAATTACTGCGGGAAAGCCAGTGATTTAAGATTGACCTTCGCTGGCAATGCAGTGAGCGCTTTGCCCAGATCCCTCCTGCTATCATACTGTCCCCGCGCAGAGTCTTTCCAGCAAAAGCCTTCCGCCTGGAAGCTCTGGTTTGCACTGGTAGTCACACATGCAGGAACTTGTCCCTCTTTCATCCCATGCAGGTGGATGTGAAGAAAACTGCCCTGGCACTGTCGATCACAGATTCTGAGCTCTCTGATGAGGAGGCTTCCATCCTGGAGAGCGGGGGCTTTTCTGTCTCAAGGGCTACCACCCCACAGCTGACGGATGTTTCTGAAGGTATATGACGGGACATTTTgctgcctcccttcccctggGTGTCCTGTCCCACAACAACTGTTCCTCTGAATGGGAGGACAGGGAGAGAACCCAGCTATTTGCAGGGGGATTTCCCTGAGCCCCTGGGTTTTAGTGGAGTGCTCTAGATGCAGTGTGAGGCGGGGAAGCTGGTCTTCCCTCGGCACAGAGCACGtagaacagactgaaaaaagagAACGCTGTAGGTGAGTTGTGCCACTAGGAGAAGGGAGTAACTGCAGACGCcttcctgctgtgctcccagagctgggagaaggcttaaaaacaagcaagcccTAATGCGTCAGCTGGGAGAAGGTAGATGGGAGATGTCAGTGCTCTGGGTCAAGACAAGGTGACCCGTGCCTTAATGCTGATGTTAATGCTGGTGCCTTCCAGACCTGGATCAGCAGAGTCTGCACAGTGAGCCAGAGGAGTCGTTTTCCAAGGACCTGGCAGAGTTTCCCTCCGTGGAAGAATATCATTCCAGAGATCTGGGACCACAGAGCGATGAAGATGCATTTGGTGTGCCTCTGGGTCCCGAGCTTGCCCACGCTGCCCGTGAGCTGGACTCGGCAGAGAAGGAGGCTGCGGACTCCGACCTCTCCATCCTTCGCCTCGCGTCTCCTCTCCATTTTGTAAATACGCACTTCAACGGGAGCGGGCAAGTGGCAGGAGGCAACGCGGAGCCAGAGACTGTCCCTGCGCCGGGCCTGGGCATCTGCATTGACACGCTGAGCGAGGAGATCGTCACCACTGCCATTACCACGGCGGTGCAGAACAccctctctgccctgctgcgGTCCTCGGAGGCCAGCGAGGGGCCCTCCATCTCTGAGTTCCTCCCCACTGAGCCCGAAGAGAAACTGAGCTTCCAAGCACAGCTGTCAGAGACCGAA
This sequence is a window from Cygnus olor isolate bCygOlo1 chromosome 6, bCygOlo1.pri.v2, whole genome shotgun sequence. Protein-coding genes within it:
- the RETREG2 gene encoding reticulophagy regulator 2 — protein: MASARADEGQEAAAAAAEEEEEEEAAAAAAARLAAALRQRLRGWEAALAAAQRLLVWERPLHSLLTAAALGGGLWLFSSTSLRPLFLLSMSLLGILLLERWKPRFLFDFSAQPSEEPGGDSEGVTSGAQPHLLSVPELCHCLAESWVTFRLYLQELLQYKRQNPAKFCMSVCSGCLILAVVGHYVPGIMISYIILLSILLWPLVVYHELIQRMYTRLEPVLMKLDYSMKAETLHHKHEKKKRQGKSEPAAGDEPTAETESESEAELSGFSPVVDVKKTALALSITDSELSDEEASILESGGFSVSRATTPQLTDVSEDLDQQSLHSEPEESFSKDLAEFPSVEEYHSRDLGPQSDEDAFGVPLGPELAHAARELDSAEKEAADSDLSILRLASPLHFVNTHFNGSGQVAGGNAEPETVPAPGLGICIDTLSEEIVTTAITTAVQNTLSALLRSSEASEGPSISEFLPTEPEEKLSFQAQLSETEAVETETAASPEDEEEAEDFELLDQRELEQMDVELGLGEEQEAQESPAAPAPASPSPTLAELPKQGDEEEAVMTAASMS